The Solanum lycopersicum chromosome 9, SLM_r2.1 genome window below encodes:
- the LOC104649334 gene encoding uncharacterized protein, with product MVSTGDSGGEITGTSMASTTVDHLHLLYLHPSDAPGSLNIGIMLTGTDNYTLWSKAMQLALLGKNKVGFIDGTVKRDQFSGSLAQLWDRCNAIIVSWILCNVSKDLHSGVLFCSDTHLIWGDLKERFNKIKSSRVLQIFTLVQGVSSISVYYSRLKDLWDEYDSIMPPPACNCPKSKEFFEHLQYQRMLQFLMGLNDGYAQARSQILLMHQLPSINQVYAMISQDESQKLAANLSRSMPESLNPTAMYASRSNSRNKKPYNPNALCDYCHMKGHMRSDCNKLLKCDHCHKTGHVKLDCFKLIGYPSEFKGKRDTIVAGNSIYEESSIHHHAPQATVWHQRLCHVPMSVIRKIPSLNKFGSKFTLHDCEVCPLARQTRLPFPNSTSRSTNIFQLVHLDV from the coding sequence ATGGTTTCTACTGGAGATTCAGGAGGGGAAATCACAGGAACATCAATGGCATCCACGACCGTTGATCATCTTCATCTTTTGTACTTGCATCCATCTGATGCACCTGGCTCACTCAACATTGGAATAATGCTTACAGGAACAGATAATTACACTTTGTGGAGCAAAGCAATGCAGTTGGCTTTGCTTGGGAAGAACAAAGTAGGATTCATTGATGGAACAGTGAAACGAGATCAGTTTTCAGGGAGTTTAGCTCAACTGTGGGATCGATGTAATGCCATTATTGTTTCATGGATTTTGTGCAATGTGAGTAAAGATCTACACAGTGGTGTTCTTTTCTGTTCAGATACACATTTGATTTGGGGAGATCTAAAAGAAAGATTCAACAAGATCAAAAGTTCTCGTGTGCTTCAGATCTTCACACTTGTTCAAGGTGTGTCTTCTATCTCAGTATACTACTCAAGACTCAAAGATCTTTGGGATGAATATGATAGCATCATGCCACCACCAGCTTGTAATTGTCCTAAGTCTAAAGAGTTTTTTGAGCATCTTCAATATCAGAGAATGTTGCAATTTCTTATGGGACTTAATGATGGTTATGCTCAGGCTCGTAGTCAAATTCTATTGATGCATCAACTTCCTAGCATTAATCAGGTTTATGCCATGATAAGTCAAGATGAAAGTCAGAAACTAGCAGCAAATTTAAGTAGGTCAATGCCAGAAAGTTTAAATCCTACAGCAATGTATGCATCGAGATCTAATTCTAGGAATAAGAAGCCATACAATCCTAATGCCTTATGTGATTATTGTCACATGAAGGGGCATATGAGAAGTGATTGTAACAAACTATTGAAGTGTGATCATTGTCACAAAACTGGCCATGTAAAGCTGGATTGTTTCAAACTTATTGGATATCCTTCAGAGTTCAAAGGAAAGAGGGACACAATTGTTGCAGGGAACTCAATCTATGAGGAATCATCCATCCATCATCATGCTCCACAAGCTACTGTTTGGCATCAAAGGCTATGTCATGTACCTATGAGTGTAATCAGGAAGATTCCCAGTTTAAATAAGTTTGGTAGTAAATTTACACTGCATGATTGTGAAGTTTGTCCACTTGCTAGACAAACTAGGCTGCCCTTTCCTAACAGTACTAGTAGATCAACAAATATTTTCCAGCTGGTTCATTTGGATGTTTGA
- the LOC101256326 gene encoding cyclin-P3-1, which yields MGTLAPEPEVTCSKQYLALGLKISGKEKSGKPRVLSLLSTLLERSVQNNESLLESSQSEDVITIFHGSRAPSLNIEQYLDRIYKYSCCSPSCFVVAHIYMERFIECTSAHLTSLNVHRLLITSVMVAAKFIDDAFYNNAYYARVGGVTTKELNKLEMKFLFGLDFQLHVNVPTFGSYCSLIEKEGTVGLQIERSIQACRISESWSNKDDSKCAQIAR from the exons ATGGGAACTTTGGCACCTGAACCTGAGGTCACATGCTCGAAACAGTACTTAGCATTGGGTCTGAAGATATCTGGCAAGGAAAAATCAGGAAAACCCAGAGTTCTATCACTTCTTTCAACACTTCTTGAGAGGTCTGTTCAAAATAATGAAAGCTTATTAGAAAGTTCACAAAGTGAAGACGTGATCACAATATTTCATGGATCAAGAGCCCCCTCTCTCAATATTGAACAGTACTTGGATCGCATTTATAAGTATTCATGTTGCAGCCCTTCATGCTTTGTGGTCGCACACATATACATGGAGAGATTCATTGAATGCACTAGTGCTCATTTAACTTCCCTCAATGTTCACCGACTACTTATCACGAGTGTGATGGTGGCAGCAAAATTCATCGATGATGC ATTCTATAACAATGCATACTATGCAAGAGTAGGTGGTGTAACCACTAAAGAGTTGAATAAGCTGGAGATGAAATTCTTGTTTGGATTGGATTTTCAACTTCATGTAAATGTCCCGACATTCGGAAGCTATTGTTCTCTCATAGAGAAGGAAGGCACTGTAGGTCTCCAGATCGAGCGCTCAATTCAGGCATGTAGAATCAGTGAGAGCTGGTCAAACAAAGACGATTCCAAATGCGCACAGATTGCAAGATGA